In a single window of the Halalkalicoccus tibetensis genome:
- a CDS encoding ABC transporter ATP-binding protein codes for MGEIALEELTKVYSSSDKKVVAVDGINLSIKNGEFLVLVGPSGCGKSTTLRCIAGLETVTEGEIKLDGDPITNKKPKERHLAMVFQNYALYPQMTVQENMSFGLKMTTELSDEEIETKVKNVAKMMGIESHLNATPNALSGGQQQRVALGRAIVRDPEAFLMDEPLSNLDAKLRTTMRTELQDLQQDLGVTTVYVTHDQTEAMTMADRIAVMKNGTLQQVAPPLECYNQPKNKFVAGFIGSPSMNFLSVRNQNGHLEHNAFSYSLSEATRRQLENAPDDLTLGIRPEDIVSPNNEKNDIESTVSVVEPMGDQSYLYLEVGDDQLTAKVSSDNDIKSGDKIPITFPEDRIHLFDEQTGDAIKNRSEINKEGNVLENDSSSVLS; via the coding sequence ATGGGTGAAATAGCTTTAGAAGAATTGACAAAGGTATACAGTTCCTCAGACAAAAAAGTTGTTGCAGTTGATGGGATCAATTTGTCAATTAAAAATGGGGAATTTTTGGTTTTGGTTGGACCTTCCGGTTGCGGAAAGTCTACGACTCTTAGATGTATTGCAGGGTTAGAGACAGTAACTGAAGGGGAGATTAAGCTAGATGGAGATCCAATTACGAACAAAAAACCCAAGGAACGACACTTAGCGATGGTTTTCCAAAATTATGCCCTATATCCCCAGATGACAGTGCAGGAAAACATGTCATTTGGCCTTAAAATGACGACTGAGCTATCTGATGAGGAAATAGAAACAAAAGTAAAAAATGTGGCTAAGATGATGGGGATAGAAAGCCATCTAAACGCTACTCCAAACGCACTATCAGGAGGGCAACAACAACGAGTAGCACTCGGTAGAGCCATTGTACGAGATCCAGAAGCGTTTTTGATGGACGAACCTCTCTCAAATTTGGATGCTAAGCTCCGAACAACGATGCGGACAGAATTACAGGATCTTCAACAAGATCTTGGAGTTACAACAGTTTATGTGACTCACGATCAAACAGAGGCAATGACAATGGCCGATCGCATTGCAGTAATGAAGAATGGCACGCTGCAACAGGTAGCTCCTCCGTTGGAGTGCTATAATCAACCTAAAAATAAATTTGTTGCAGGATTTATTGGATCACCGAGTATGAACTTTCTGTCTGTGAGAAATCAGAATGGACATCTGGAACACAATGCATTTTCATATTCGTTGTCAGAGGCTACGCGTAGACAGTTGGAAAACGCACCAGATGATTTAACACTTGGAATTCGGCCCGAAGATATTGTATCTCCTAATAATGAGAAAAATGATATTGAGTCAACAGTGTCTGTAGTAGAACCGATGGGTGATCAGAGTTATCTATATCTTGAGGTAGGGGATGATCAACTAACTGCAAAGGTGAGTAGTGATAATGATATTAAGAGTGGAGACAAGATCCCTATTACTTTTCCTGAAGATCGTATCCATCTCTTTGATGAGCAAACCGGTGATGCGATCAAAAATCGTAGTGAAATAAATAAAGAAGGAAATGTACTAGAAAATGATTCTAGTTCTGTACTATCATGA